The Primulina huaijiensis isolate GDHJ02 chromosome 10, ASM1229523v2, whole genome shotgun sequence region CATCATTTTGTTTCTGTTTGATCCCAAGAAGGCCAAGCCCAGAGACAATAGTCTTCTTGTTTATGAACCACTTTGAAGATGACTGTGAAAGATCTCTGGATCCTTCCGAGGGTCTGCTGTAAGCCTTCAAGAGATCATCTGACTGAGCCAATGGATCGACCTCAACACCAAGCCAAGCTAACCTAGATGTCTCTCCTAACTGAACATTTAGGATTCTGCAAGCATGTAAAGAGAAAATTGGTAAAATGTAACTTGCAAGAGAAGCATTTCATTCAACTTCTGAATTGATTGATTCTCAGCGGGAAATTTCTCCTAAAAGCCGATCAAGAAAAGCACAGACCGAAATTAGAAAACATAGCCAATAAACCACAGAAATAAAAGACCATCATCCATGTAGCAGATAATTAAATAGTTCTCCCATGGTTAAATCAATNattttttttttttttttttttttttttttggagtaaGATCAatagtttcattttttttaagtaaGATCAATACTTCCATTTGCAGAGAACAATTAAACCACATAAACAAATCCATCGAAATGCATGCATTAGCGACTGTTGTTAAATAGAGAGAGAAAGGTAATCACTAGGCCATCTTTATCCAATTCTGAGCAATAACGAGATGCGATTGATTAAGTTTCACAACAGAGATTTTTGTATATTCGATGCTCGCAATTCAACAGGCACAGAATGCATACCTCAGGGCTGTGCTAAAAGCCAGAGTAACTCCAATGACATCAAAGTAGCTAACTACCGCTCTGTCAAAACCACACAAGAGCTGATACCGCAAATTAGCATAAAGACCAAGGAAAGCTCCATAACCAAGTGCATTGGTGCTCACAGATGGTATAGTCACAGATAACCTACAGAATCAACAGTTGAAAAACAAGTAGTTGTAATTCTATGGCAACACAGGatataaccaaaaaaataatgCCTAAAAATAGAGATTAAAGTTAAATACATCAGAATTGCTTTACCTTCCCTCCTTTTTACTGGCAACAAGGGTTGATGCAGCACCTTGTGCAGCTCCAGCAGTAAATCCCACAATGCATAGTTCTGCAGCTTTAAATAATAACGATTGAAGTCTCTTTTGGAAGTCAAATTCCCTTAATGGGTAGctcttttcaaatatattattggGAAGCTTTTGCAGAGTATTTTGCAAATCGAATTGGAAGGTATTCCCATATGAACGACAAGGAGCTAGTGACCAAACGACAATGGCATTGCAAGCTGTCACAGTCAGCACATTAATGAGGGCAAGATCCCATTCCTGCTTAATCCTGCAACAAGGTACAAGTGTTCATCCAGTTGGCAACTAAGCGacggaaaaaaaaatattttcttcgtCATGGCAGTTCTAAATCAATACCTCTCTTTGCGATTCTTGATCTCCCACCAAACAGAGCAACCAATGGTTGTTGCCTGCTCAAGAAGCAGCCTGTATAAAAAGGCTGGATCTGCAATCATCCTGTATAGAcatgaatgatttaaataaaaatcagaaAACTCCTACGCGAGATAAGTCATTGATTGTACAATGAAAGTCAAATTTTATCAAGTGTGCATACATCATCAAGCGAATATGATTAAAAGTTGTCACTCAACAAGAATATCATGCAGCTGATagattttacaaaacataaaacaatTGCATCAAACCAAGTAGTTGCAacctttttaagaaaaaagcaTGCCAAAAAAGGACACGACAAAATTATTACTGTTGAACTGCCCTATGGCCCACACGATAATATATTGCAAACTTTAAGCTCCAGTTGTTCATTCCTAAGTGTGAAGAAGTTGTGTTAGATATCACACATGGGTTGGATTATGTCTTTGGGAGATGCATATATGCATATATGACTTGGACAATGCTCctcccttgagctagcttttggagtTGAGTTTGGTCtaaatctcaatcttaacatgctGAGCCCTATCGTTACGTGTTAGACTACCCACCCGATAATGTCTtataaacttcacgctccagttGTACATTCCTGAGCGTGAGAGTGTGTTAGATGTCTCACATCGGCTGAATTAAGTCCTTGGCAGTTGCATAAATGAAAATGAACAATCCTACTCCTTGAACtagtttttggggttgagttagatcTAAGTTTCAATCTTTAACAATTACAATCTTAGGTTTAACTTCAGTTGCATTGGGGAGATGATAACACTTACAAACAATCTAGAAGCATCAAAACAATCAACTGTAATCTTATATTTACTCAGACTTCACGCTGTGGGCTCTACCATCACAAATAGCATTAAACTTTTACTCACAAACGACATCAGTAAACaaggaaaaaaggaaaaagaatttATGACAGTTCTCTCAAGTACAGTATGTTTTTGAGAGGCCTAAAATGTACAAAAACTTCAGAACTTTCAGCATGATGAGTATTTCCTTTATAGCTATTATGGCTATAGAACACCAGAAAAAGTATTGGTGGAATCTTTTCACAAGCTCCAATAACCCAAACATCTATATCCCAGAAAGAATAAACCAAATTGCAAAGGTGGAAAGGACTAATTTCTTGACAACGTCAAGATTGCAAAGGTGGGAAGGACTAATTTCTTGACAACGTCAAGACTGCATACTGACGCTCAAAAAACAACCATTTCGGTTACGGTTActgaccgaaataaccgaattTTTATCGATTCGTTTGTTTGGTTTTAGTCATAAAAATCGGTCAGTACGGTTGGTCAAAAAAATAACGGCTAGTTTGGTTTATACTAGTTCGGTTCTGACCGAACACCCCTAACTATAGGATAAGGACATTGTATCATGtcaataatatataacattCCTACTACAAGTCGATATCCATGTGATTCAGATCTCATGAAAAGGGAATGTATTATTTCCAAtagaacaaaagaaaaagagaacgAAGCATGTCTTGAAGCTATCAACAGAATGTGATAAGCTTAGTACAAAATAAATGACAATAACAATAGTGAAATTTGATCTTTGATATCAGTGTAGATGGTAAAGGACACTACAATTCACCTGCCAATAAAAGCCCTTGATAATCCTTGAGGAAGGGACCGAGAAATGAATCTCTCAGTGGTAGGTCTGGCATTAATTGCCAAAAATCTCACCATTTGAGCGGAACTGACCAAACCCTAATGGCATTTTACACATCAGCTTCCAATTTTAAGATCATCCAGCCCAAGTATAGaggagaaatcaaatattaCCATTTCATATGCTTGACGTAATCCAGCAGGTAAATCCATCATAGTCTTTTGCCACTCATTCAATACAGCATCCACAAATTTCCGATCAAACAACTAGTAAAGAACATAAAGCATCATcctataaatattaaattcaattaaaatacaaaaatcaCCCGATAAAATGTGTTTGTTAGTGACTGTGTGCTAAAGGATAAATTATTTGGTGCAGCCGCCACACGCTTTTTAGTGAAACTAGGCAATAAGTTGTCAGAATAGCCTAAATTTAAAGCACAACATACTCGAAGTTATAGCAAAACCATGTATTATTGAAAgccaaaattatttgaaatttgtacTTGCAGCTACAGAAAGCAAATCCTTATGATTGACGAGTTGGTTACCTCCCCCAGGATCATTCTTCTCCTAAACAGTCCACCTTCATCTCCCTCGTCGCCCTCATCAAAGTTATCAAAGTAATCATCATCATCGCCACCATCATCGCCACCATCACCTCCACCGTGACTGAGACCCTTTCCGATATTACCACCTCCTCCCCCAGTAGAAAGCTGTCATGTTCAGAAGGAAAAAATTGAGTGAATGTGCATGAtgtgatataaaaaatatgctAATTCTGATTAAGCTCTGATCTTTATGAGCAATCAATTTAATGCACAATAAACTATAAATTTCCAAGTAAATATTTATGTATACTGACTGGGAATTACATATACCAAACGGATTGAAGCACATGCTTCCAAATAGATTCAAACCTAAAAGACTAAATAGATAATTAGTAAGTAAGGGCATCAAATGCCAACAATTAATACAGCAAAAAGCCAAAAAGTGCAACAAAGAGTTTTCATGCATGCATCATCATCAGGTGCAGAATTGGGAAGGATGATTATTTGGGCCAAGCAAAAAGAACACGACGAAATTAAACTGAATATATAATTAAGTGGGAACTTTCCAAATAAAGTTTCAGAGCCCTTAACTAGCAAGTGTTGGTGCCTTAAAAAACACATGAAACGAAATAAAATTTCACATGAAATAAAGACCCATAAGCCAGAAACTAAAAAAGAGGAGTAAAAAGAACATCATAGGTATAATTTGGGATGTGGATTTATTCCCTTCTTATTGttctcaaatatattttaacaaaTGAACTCAGCATCACAATACTTTGCCGAGCGCACTAATAAAGCTTAATGCGCCACAGAGTTCCCCATTTTTCGAAAACTAGCCAAAATACCTAATAATCTCCGGAAAATTAGCTCGAGAAATGCACGTATAGTTTCACTCAAACTAATTCCCATAATTAGTTGTTATCGAACTATAtctacataatttaattaatcgtCCAACCAAATATGAgagaaacaaacaaaaaaaatcaagttttgaCAACTTAATTGAATAAATATGATACACAAAGATACCTCGGGACTAGACTTGGTCTGTTTCTGTGTCAAATCGAGCTTCGACTTTTCCAAAGTAACAGCGCCAAATGCACCGTACTGTCCCTTCATAACGGGGCCAAAATCAGGAGCACTCGATGAAGGTGCATTCGTTGCCGGCGGTGACGCCAGAAAGCATCGCTCCAGTCTAGCAACTGCATCACCGTCAACGACCGCCGCCGACGACGCCTTAATCGTCAGAACGCACTTTCTCTGCGAAGAACCCGGTAACCGGTACAAAGTGGCGGGCGGTAACAAAGTTAAGGTTTTATGGATGGGAGCCAGCGGCATAATCTGCCCTGTTTGAAACACCGTGTGACCCATTACTTCGCCTGAATCTTGCTCGTTTACTGCGTCTCAACTTCGAATTTCTTGATTTGTGTTCGAAATTGAGGCCTGGATTCAACTAATCGTCCATGGATGAAGGGATTTGTCAATTTCTTGGGAGAGTGCTCTCTCTCAGATGGAAAGATGGAGAGACAAATGAATTGGGTGAGAAAAGAAAGGAGTTAAAAGTTTTGATTGGACCCGCCTATGCGACAAAACCCAATCCTCTCGTGCATTTGAGTCGACTCGCCATTAACCGCTCGAGTCTACTGAGTCGAGTCGGTTGAGAGGTTTATGTTAAATTGGAGGGTAGGCCTcttgtgaaacgggtcaattttaccgatattcacaataaaaaataatattcttaacataaaaaataatattttttcatagatgacccaaataaaatatctgtctcacaaaatacgatccgtgagaccgtatcacacaagtttttgcataAATTGGATATTggtgatatttatttatttatttcatttcaaaatataatatcacTATTTATACtctaatttatgtttttatctcatttaatatagaaattttattcataaaatattatttctatggtttttatatttatttaatatatacaatTTATTGCATATACATGTACAACATAAAACAGAGAGTACGTATTATTTTTAACATTCCTAATTAATGAGtcgtaaattttttaaaatttcaattatcattacatgtaaaaaaaattctactGATGGAGTGATGGTACACAAATTATTAAGTAGAAATTTTTTCCTcgtaaatgtttatgattttcatCCCATTATTAGCAGTAGAAATTTTGGTAGAAGCATCCCTTTTTGAAATTATCACATAAACTTCTATGGCACTAACAATTTTTTGCAAGTTAATTTATATATGACATTCTAGCTTTAGATTATTTATCTAACATTAACAAATATATAGAGAATGCATGAACTTTTCAATTCATTGTAGAGTGTTTTCTTGAATGTAGAAATTGCTATTTTATAGGATCAAATTCCATATATCCAACTTCCTTGGCATCATGCTTGATCCTAAATCATCCCTTCCTTTATTACCGGAAATAGAAAAGGTTAggcaaagaaaagaaaagagaagcCACAGACAAGAAACAAAACCGTGTCACATAAAGAATCTCTCATTCATTCCCAATAAGCCATTCCTTCTCCCCTTCCATCCCATACATGTATAAAAACAGTGTCACATAGTTTCTTCATTTGCTTGAACAACGTTGTAATCCGATTTGAATGCCAACGATAAGCGATTCCGGTGTTGTTGCGAATGGGGTTCAAAGAAGGAGAACATACCATTACTATTGGTGTCGAAGATGTCGTCGTACGGTTCGGACCACGACCACCAACCTAGATGAAATACTATGCCCGACTTGTCTAGGCCAGATACGGTTTGAACTCGAAGTCTCAAATCCTAGACGACTCGAACCATCTCCACGTGCGTTAGAGTCATTAGCACAAATCCTGGATCCTTCCGTCAACCAACAACAACAAAACAACGAATCCAATGAAAACCAACATGGTCCACCGCGCCGAGCTTTGATACTACTTCAATTTATAGGCCCCGATAACCCCCCAAGGCCGGTGTCACCTCCAGAAAACATGTTCATGCGACCAGTGAACCGCGGCCAgaactcaaattatttcatcCAAGAATCGACTCAGAACGAACGGCCAGTCCCGACACCTACCGTTCCCGAATCAGCCATCGAAGCACTGCCGTTAGTGGTCATAAGTGGCGAACATTTGAAGAATGACTCAAGCTGCCCTGTTTGCAAGGATGAATTCAAGGTCGGGGATCAAGTCAGGGAGCTTCCTTGCAAACATTTCTACCACTCCGACTGTATCGTCCCGTGGCTGCATTTACACAACACGTGTCCCGTCTGTCGATACGAGGTACAAGGTTTTCCTAACGTTAGCTTCCAAGACGCCCATCAAGATTTTCATGATGACGATGAAAACATTAGGGGGAATGAAAACTGGAGGTGGATGAATATGTTATCTTCGAGGCCATTCAGTATGATTCAAAGTTGGGCTCAACTTTGCCTTGATTTTCTAGACAACAGGTTTGAAATTTCTCGTCGAGGTATGATTCAATATTCTTATCCAACTTaaaatatctatatttttattttttctctctttgaattatttcaaatctttttgaccAATAATATTGACAGAGAGCGTGTGGTGGCGATCTTGGCTCAGCTTTGAACCTCTAAATTGAAACATGCTCTAAGGTAACATAATCTAAACTACAAAAGATGGCCAAATGCAGGTACGCAACATATATAACTCTCATtcatcacacacacacaagcaTGTATGTATGCGAGCGCGCGTGTGTATTATATACAAACgccattactttttattctttAATAATTCAATACATTGCAAAGGGTAATATTATAAAAGTGAACTTCAATGAGGAAACAGGACGCAGACTTTAAGCAACAACCCACGGTAAAAGCAATATGCAGCGAGGATGATTGCTCCGTCGTAAAGATACAAGTATCTTGGAATTCGATTAAGAACAAGATATAAACACCAAGGTCTGAGGGCACGGAGGGATTGTATTAGAACTTCTTAGGATCATTACATTGTGGAGGATCATAAAACGAGACTTCTTGTAAATATAGACATTTTACAGGGGTACTGATAACAATTTCCAGATAAAACTAAAGAATATTCTATAATCCTAAAACTTCAAGAATCGCCATCTACGATGGGAAGATGGGAGGAGAAAGAATAAGAGGTAATCATCACTAATTAAAAGCCTTGAGGGATAAGAAGATGATTCATTTCTATACTTCAATTTCATACTTTTccacaaaattacataaactcGACAAGTTCCAACACATTCACCTTTCTCTCCCATGCAGGTATTCAGAAAGTACATGTACATTTTACAGTTAGTTCTTTCGGAAAACTGCATGGAAATTATTCAATACTTAGTGTGAATGATGGGAATTTGTTCCCATTGGGGGGAATTACCTAATATTCTATGACATAAGATGCCATATAGAAGCGAAAAGCGAGGTCTGCCACCTTTTGGCTTAAGCCTCTAAATCTCTTCTCTCGTAAGCACGATGAGACTTTACTTACTCAATTTGCTATGATGTCATGTAGAAGCAAAAAGGGAGGTCTGCCACCTTTTGGCTTAAACTTCTAATTCTCTTCACTCCTTACTCATGACAAGACTTGAATTACTCACCTCCCCAGCCAGTGTTACTATCAGCAGTGTCTAAACGTGTGTTGTATGATATCTTAAGATGTCCAAAGGGCGAGAACAAGTGTCAAAACACCAGTTAAGTAGAAGCGCCAAATCCTTCTCCACATGGTACCTGCAGCAAGAATACGTTACTGTTAGTCTTCAAATCAACTGGACCAATATATCACGACTCCATAACCCTAAACACGGGACTGAATATAGATCCGTACaagtttaaaataaatgtgAACATTTAACAACAAGAACAAGTCCTGATTGAAAACAGATCTTACGGATATCATACATCCAAGAAAAGTCTAGATAAGCCAATCATTGATGTAGAAACCTTTTTCACGTTTTCCAGAGGGATGGGGGTAGTGGTTGTAATAATTTAATACACAAACTTTCTATCGTGTAAATAGTGGAACTTCACAAGTATTCGCTATGGTATTGTTCCAGAATTTGATGAAAGTTCGTGCACTCGTTGTGCGAACCAATGATTCCTAAACTTGTGAGAGATGGTAATACAGGATAACATTCCCATGGGAAAACATAGTAGTGCAACTAGCAAGTTCATAATATCTATTATCTAAACATATTTAGAAAGTATAGGGCTAATGGTTTTTCAATCCCTGTCCTGAGGTCCAAGGTAAATAAAATGTATCAATGATAGAAAGAGGAGTTACGTTATATCAACCATACGACATTTAAATATAGGTATTACAAAAATGATCcacacagagagagagagaagatAATCTGCTGCACTAACTTACATGAGATGGAAGATACAAGCGATGATGAAAAATGTGGGGCAGACACCAAACTTTCTATGCTCCATTTGCCCAAACCTCGCGTAGCAGAAGAATCAGAAGGCACCGGAGAAACACTTTGCGAGAAATAAGATACAGGAGTTGCAAATGAAGGCTCAGAAAAGGCATGAGATAAACTAGGAAATAATTGGTTAGGATGAGAAGTGGGAGGGCAAGGTGAATAAGTGGAATTAGGACTTAAACTGCTGGGATCTACTGATGGAGTGGGAGGATTAGGAGTCAAAAGAGAAACGGAAGGAGCATTGTTTGAACTGGGGGCAGGAGTAGGGCTTGCGTCGGATGGAACAGATGAATAACAGTTACCACAGGGTGGTGACAAGACAGGAGAGTGA contains the following coding sequences:
- the LOC140986303 gene encoding uncharacterized protein, which gives rise to MGHTVFQTGQIMPLAPIHKTLTLLPPATLYRLPGSSQRKCVLTIKASSAAVVDGDAVARLERCFLASPPATNAPSSSAPDFGPVMKGQYGAFGAVTLEKSKLDLTQKQTKSSPELSTGGGGGNIGKGLSHGGGDGGDDGGDDDDYFDNFDEGDEGDEGGLFRRRMILGELFDRKFVDAVLNEWQKTMMDLPAGLRQAYEMGLVSSAQMVRFLAINARPTTERFISRSLPQGLSRAFIGRMIADPAFLYRLLLEQATTIGCSVWWEIKNRKERIKQEWDLALINVLTVTACNAIVVWSLAPCRSYGNTFQFDLQNTLQKLPNNIFEKSYPLREFDFQKRLQSLLFKAAELCIVGFTAGAAQGAASTLVASKKEGRLSVTIPSVSTNALGYGAFLGLYANLRYQLLCGFDRAVVSYFDVIGVTLAFSTALRILNVQLGETSRLAWLGVEVDPLAQSDDLLKAYSRPSEGSRDLSQSSSKWFINKKTIVSGLGLLGIKQKQNDANLNGEAPPPKARRKRVVRRKAAMS
- the LOC140985586 gene encoding E3 ubiquitin-protein ligase RDUF2-like, with the translated sequence MPTISDSGVVANGVQRRRTYHYYWCRRCRRTVRTTTTNLDEILCPTCLGQIRFELEVSNPRRLEPSPRALESLAQILDPSVNQQQQNNESNENQHGPPRRALILLQFIGPDNPPRPVSPPENMFMRPVNRGQNSNYFIQESTQNERPVPTPTVPESAIEALPLVVISGEHLKNDSSCPVCKDEFKVGDQVRELPCKHFYHSDCIVPWLHLHNTCPVCRYEVQGFPNVSFQDAHQDFHDDDENIRGNENWRWMNMLSSRPFSMIQSWAQLCLDFLDNRFEISRRESVWWRSWLSFEPLN